The sequence below is a genomic window from Haematobia irritans isolate KBUSLIRL chromosome 3, ASM5000362v1, whole genome shotgun sequence.
TTTTCTATTTGGCTGTATTTCCTCTCTGCTTGTGTGAGGGATCTTGAAACGTGATATATCACCTTCATACCGCCGTTTGGGAATGTGTGGTAAATTACTGCTCCAATACCGTGTGAAGAAGCGTCGGCCGCGACGTGTATCGGTAATTCCGGGTTGTAATGCGTTAAAAGAAGAGGCGATGAGAGAATCTTCTTAAACTCATCCAATGACGCTTGACAATCTGGGGTCCATTGAAATGGTGTATCCCTTTTCAATAGGTCATCTAGAGGCTTGCGTAAATTTCTCGTGTTGTTGACAAATTTACCGTAATGGTTGATAGAACCCAGAAGGCTTCGAACTTCTGATATATTTTGAGGTAACTTTAGGTTTCGAACGGCGTCGATTTTGTTCGGATCGGGTCGAATGCCCTCTTTGCTGATGACTTGTCCGAGGTACCTTAtttggtttttgaaaaattggcatttttcaATCTTGAGCTTGAAACCAAATTCTTGAATTTTCTGTAAAAGCAAATTCAAATTAGTAATATGATCAGAAATTGACTTACTGGCAAGCATAATGTCGTCTATGTATGCTTTTGCTCCATCTATGCCGTTGCAAAGTTGGTCCATTATCCTCTGAAATGCCCCTGGAGCCGATTTGATGCCGGGCGTCAAGCGGTTGAATCTATACAGACCCTTGTGGGTGTTGATAGTATTTACTATCGTCGTCAACTTCCACTTGAAGGTAGGCGTCTGATAGGTCAAGATGACTAAAAATTGTTGCTGTATGGCAATCGGAGAGTATTTCATCTGGCGTTGGTAACGGATATTGATTAGACTCAACGATTGAATTTAGTCCAGTTGAGTAATCTGCACAAATTCTAATTTTCCCGTTCCGTTTACTCACTACTATTGGTGCTGCATACCTTGACGTGTCCACTGGTGTAATTATGTCGGCTTTTTCAAGTCTTTCCAATTCATTTTCGATTTCTACTCTTGCCGCATATGGGACTGGTCGCTttggaacaaaaatttcttttgcattGGGCAGTAATTGGATTCTAACTTGTGTTTTTGTACAAAGTCCGAGACTAGAATTGTCGAATACAGATTGATAGTTAGATTTTAATGCCGCTATTTCATCGTCAAGAGAAATTTGACGACACCAGATCGAAATTGGTTTGTCCCATAGTTCAAATGCTTGTATCCAATCGATACCCATGATATTGAGTTGATCTACATCTGTGATGTAGCACTGTAAACGTTTTGTTGTGTTGttcgtggtgacatttacgttgAACTTAGCTAGAAGTTTAATGTTGTTTGTGTTGGCGTCACTAGCGCTGTCAGTGGTGGTATGAGCTTCGGGTTTGCCgatatttttccattttgcTCAGAAATCATGGAGATATCTGATGCTGTGTCTATTTGCAGTTTCACGGGCTTGTCGTTGAAATGTACAGTGACATACTTACGAAGTTCCTTGAAGTTTAGTTGTTTTGTTGTGAAAACTGCCGTTGTGCGAAAATTGTTTTTggactttttgttgtttttctgcTTGGTTCCACTATGAGACGGTTTTGTTGTACTGCTAGTTCTTGCACTTGTCCAGTAGTTGTCCTTGTGTCCAGTTTGGTGACATCTGGTACATCTGTGATCTCGATAGGGACAGAATTTAACGTAATGTAAATCTCCACAAAACCAACAGGGTGTCTTTGGTGTTCGGTCTGCATGCTTAGAATCGCTTTTTGCCTTCGTAACAGCACAAATTACCTTTTGTTGATTTTCGATCAAAGTGTTGTCTGCTTTCAGGTCTAAGATCCTTTGTGTTGCATCCACcaatttgtccaaattcatGCCGTCGGTTTCTTCATCGAGCATTTTGAGAAGACGTATCCTGATTTCATTGTCTTTACTGGACTTGAGACCAAGTACGAAAATAAGACACTTGAATTGATTGGGTTGCAATTCGTTCATTTTGAAAAGTTCGCATTGCAAGTTTACGCGACTTGCGTACTCTCTGAAGTCTTCGTTGTCTGCTTTCGCCAGCTGTAGACATCTGTAGCGCTGTGCAACTTGTGTTTCAGTTTtaccaaaaagttttgttaGACGATCGACTGTGTCCTTCAGTAGCATTTCTGTGGGTTTCTTTGGCAGAACGTAGTTTGTGAAGCGTTCGTGGACTTGGTTTGACATTTTTCTCCAGAGAAGAGCCACTTTGTCATGGTCTTCCAAAGAACTTGCTTCCCTTTCGAACACATGTTCGAAACGGTTGTACCATGTCTGGAATGTGAGACCACTTTCTGGTTCATAGACGAATTCTGTCATTGAGTGTGCCAATGACTCCATAAGTGCAGCTTTAGATGAGCCTGAATTTGTTTGGGAAACTGCAGTGGATGTGGATGACTCCTTCCCTTTGATTAGTTCTGCGAGTTTCTCGAGCAACTGTGTTTGTGCGTTCATGGCTTTTTGTTGTTCAGCCAAAATTCTTACAATTTTGTCGTCGGACATTTTGCTTATAAGAATTTCACAATAACttgaataaaattagaaaaaattttattgctccgTCTTCGTCGCCACAAATGTTGtgcttttattttaaataaaagactATAACTGTTAATGTTAACGATATAAAGCAAAGTGTTTATTCCTATTCTTCGTAACAATGGTAAAACTATACAATAATAGAAACGCTGAAAAACGCGGTTGAACGTGTTGCTTTTGTGCGCGTCAGTTTTTGCTCTATTGCTATCCTTGTCTAGCAATTTCAGTATTATCGCTGTTgcgaattattatgtttatgaTTGCAGGGTTACCCCCTAACACATTATATTACAATGGATTTATGgtgtattattaattaaaatttgtaaagttgTTACTATTTTCGTGGTCTGTGAGCTAAATTGTCCGCACTTCAAATTCGACTAATAGACTTAACGAAAGCCCAATAAAAGTCTGGCAATAATATGTTCGATTGAAAGgggaatttcaaataaatccttTTATGTCAACTCTAAGACTATATGTAGAGGATTATATTATGTCAATGATGTTTATGGCTCATAAAAGTTACGGAGATGTAGTGCACATGAATGTGTAAAATTATCCACGTTTCACAATAATTACTCAAGGCTGACTTGCAAACCGCTTAAGCCGTAGCTCATTTTATTACGAACTTTGCCAGCAATTCTTGTTTTTCATCCTTTGAATACCTGCCCAAGACATTTTCTACCCAAGACCTTTTGTTGTTATATGATCGTCACATTAAAGTAATATATTATAAGGTAATATTATATTCGTTTTCTTCGATTTGTATTCCTTTTTATATACCTAAAATTATCTAAAGCAGATAACTcaccaaaaagacaaaaaatcacGTGCATCAAAAGTCgacatttctaaattttgaaaaagttgaaaataaaaaaaaatcataaaaacttaaAGTAGACTTGGTCAAAATTAACAATCTGTTAAATATAATCTATTTGGTAcagctacaaaaaaatttgcacaaaagaaCCTGAACTATACATACAAGAAAGTCGCGCTTTCCAGGTGCTCCGCGAGTCTTAGCCCGTTGATCAGTTAAAACAGTATTTTCTGGCTCAAGCTGCTTTTAAACTTCAATCCCACCCCTCCGTATATATTGGCCAGTGCTTTCGACCGGTACTATAATTTATAAGATTTATCTTGTTGTGCTTGGTATAATATATAAACcaataaatcaaatcaatttaaaaatccaaaagtacaatttttgattttaatcatATTCCAAACGGTTTCCGGCACTTAAGTGCCTTTATGACATTGTTTCTCCCTAAGCTTCATGACATTGCCTCACATGCTCCCCATGTATATACTGACTGATCTCTTGATCTAGGATTAGTAGGCTTAGTACAATATTCGAACGGCTAATtgaaaaagcaaacaaaaaacttataAATATTTACCTTAAAATAATCGGTGCTATCAGCGAAACTCTTTGCCAGATTTTTAATATTAGTCTCCAGATTTTCGGCTGCAGTCTGAAGAACATCACTCAATTCTTGGTCTTTGCAAGCACtatgaaatttcaaattttcatcgaATTTGGGTAAATACAAACTGGCACTATAATTTGCATGGATACTACCGGAACGTATTAAGCGAATATAACCCATGGCATTTCCtgaataaaaattatcaataagaaaaaatcttaatgattacattaaattttaacCGCTTACCAACATGTGTTATGACCTTACGAAAAAGATCCATATACGTTTGCCCATCTTTAGCCAAACCCAATTTACGTATATCTTTGTTGAAGGCGTCTGCTCTTTCATATGAATATAATGGATATTTATTCTGTTGTTTGCATTCGGCAAATGATCGCAACTCTTTCATTAGGCGAGATTTTATTTGttcatcatacaaaaattgcgaGAAAgtataaaacttttgttttaaaaattgataTGTGAAATTAACAGTGGTGTTTATGACTCCAGTTCCATGGGTACGTAATGAATTTGCCACATGTCTTATGCCAATGGTGTCCAAATGTTTGTTGTTACTATGTTGCTCCACGAAGATTTGCGAATTCATATTGTAGACATAGGAACTAACAAATACATGAATTTTGCGCATAATTTCTAAAATATCGATACCTTGCTCCAACGTTTGATTGGGTAAGTAGTCTTCAACTGGTTTCAAAAGCAAGCGATTGTTGGCCAAATGTCTCATTTCTTCATAGGTTTTCCAATCGTGTAATGATATGGTGGTGAGATTATAAAACATTGCGCTTAGATAGTTTTCAACATGATCCTTTAAAATCAAATAACTGCCATTCACTTCAACTGGGCAAACATTTATCAGTTCCTTGTAATCGTTTATGCCCTGATCAAATGGATTCATTTTTTCCACTTGCAAATTCACATGGACTTCCAAAcgtaagaaaatttcaatttgtgcaCAAAGCTTACTTATAATTTCActacgaatattttcaaaatttgatttttgcaactctGAAGAGAGTGTAGAATTACCAAAGTTGAGTACATTTAGATGATCATTGCAATCACTGGATGCTTGCACCAGATACTGCAAATAAAATACAAGGTCTCTTCTGACGACTACAGAGTCTATATGCACTTACTTGGAATGAATGGAAatccaattttttgtcaataatttgttTAAGGTATGCCCTTAAAATTGACTGATGCCAATATAAAAATGAAGTATCACAAATCTGTGTAATATGCTCCTGAAAATCACTAATCATCTCGATGCGTTGTATCAGCAAACGAAAACGTTCGAAATGTTCAACGGATAACATTTTAATGCTTCCATTACAAGCCACATCGAAGGCTAGTTTAGCCACCAGTATTCGAACTTTACTTGGTGGTCCATACAAACAACGCTCAGCTATTTTTAATGCTGACAAGGCATCCACACCTTTGTCTCGAAGCTTTGACGAGAGTAATTTTTTCTTGCTCGTATTCAATAAATGTAATACCTTCGAATAATTTAGATAaataaatttagtgaaaaacaacaaaataccaATAAAAGATTCAATACCTTGTATTGGAAATACTGTGAAATGCAATGCATTATTTTGCTTATGTTCGAGGCATGGTCATAAAATGACAGTTGTatcattttcaatatttccagTAGTTTACATATGGCCATTAATGTTTCTTTCCTCATGGCTATTTGTAAATTCTCATGTGAATTTACGATTCCCTTTACCAAGAAACTCAAATGGCCAGCCATTCGTATACCTTCCATTAGGTATTTAGCAAGTTCCTTGAATTGTTCTATTCTTTGATCAAAGGGTCCTCGGCTCAAGGCTCTATTTATTTTCAAAGACCATAGGGCTACTTCACCACAAAATGTTCGGCAATCTTTTGTTAATTTCGGTCCATGTATTTGTAGAAATAGCTGTTGTTGccgttttaaatccaaaagatgtCTTCCATGGGCCTTTACCAatgaaaatgcatttttgctaAGGAAATCAAGGGAAGACCATGCAATATTTCCTATCAACATAATTCCTTGGTATTTGGAATTTGTTTCAAACAAATGTTTTATGGACTTGACATCCACTTGaccgcaaaaatcatgaaatacCACACAAAATGCATTAACTCTAATGATATGATGCGTATCGGTGAAAACATTTAATTCGCCAGGATTTGTTTTCTCAACATCATGCAGCTGTTGTTTCAGATAGTCGTTGAACTGTTTATTTAGCAGGCCCATACCTCGGGGtcctattttttctttcaaactaaatGTGCTGTCGAGAAAATGCTATAATGGTAAACAGTCATTGTattgaaatttgattaaaattgctGCGGGGAAATTTATTTAGACACAACACACAGTAATTGATTCGACAATGATGTGATGATTCTACATCATTGTTGAATCAGCCAAAACCATTGCAAAAGCTACCAATGTATCCAGGAAAAATCACTTTAGTAATGGAtacctatatatataaatatgggcaATATCTAATTATGGGCCATTTTTGCTACGGTAGCTATAAAGAAAATACTAACTTCATATACCAAACAAAGTCCAAGAAATTATGACACCGATGTATGTAGATGTATATAACATGAATATAGTATGAATATGTTTTATGTGCCTATAGACTTGGTCGATATGCGCAATTTGAACCTATATGACTTGTAATATACGCCTACTTGTATTTAAAGCCGATATATTTTATGTTTGTTCGGAAGctattgtaatttaatttcaCCATAAAAGCAACAATACATACCCGAAATATATGACCACTAAAAAGGAAGTCCAGTTCCTGCAAACAATTATGTATACCATGCAACTCTGATGTTGTGCAGTTTTCCCAATATGTTTTGCTGTTTGTTAGTGTTTCCACTGCCTTCTTGTACATCAACCAATAGCGGGCGAAATTCGAACGATACAATATCTCATCGAAAATAAGAATAGTTACGAATATTTGTGACAAATAATCacacacatgcttaaaataaataaattagattGAAAATTGGATTTTCTTTACTAAATAATCAAATGTTTCCTTACCGTTAGTTTAATGTCAACGCTTGAAACATTGTTTTCGTTATCCAAAATTGCACCACATTGATGCAAGAGATTATTACACAGTAGAATGCACCGTTGCAAGAGAAAattcattttacacaaaaattcCATGGATTCGCTCATTTGCAATAAGACACTACTATTCGTCGAATTGTGTTGTTTTGTCAAGTCAACATCTCCCTCATCACCACCGCTTTCAACATTTTGTAATGTGAGTAGCAATTCCTcatctttatataaaaatttcaaatggattTCATCAGCTTCCTTATTGATGTAATTAATTTCTTCACAAAGATGGCATAGCGTGAGCAGAACTTTGTTCAATACCCTTTCCGATTCTAGCAATTTAACCAGAGATAATTCTTCTCTATTGGAGGCATAATTTATTTTGACCAGAGGGGATCTTGTTAGGGGTTTCTCACTGTTGCCATTATGTTGGTTCTTGTTGAGAAGGTTCTTCAGCTTTTTATCATGATCCTCCAGAAATGAACCAAAATTCTTCAACTGTTGCTCGGCCGATGAAACTATAATAATAAGTTTTTAAAGGCTTAGATTGGTTTAGAATACATATAATTTATACACTAACATACTTATTACACTTTGATCCATATTTGTAACTATTAGTGTGCAgcttaataatttttatg
It includes:
- the SWIP gene encoding strumpellin and WASH-interacting protein isoform X2; this translates as MDQSVIISSAEQQLKNFGSFLEDHDKKLKNLLNKNQHNGNSEKPLTRSPLVKINYASNREELSLVKLLESERVLNKVLLTLCHLCEEINYINKEADEIHLKFLYKDEELLLTLQNVESGGDEGDVDLTKQHNSTNSSVLLQMSESMEFLCKMNFLLQRCILLCNNLLHQCGAILDNENNVSSVDIKLTHVCDYLSQIFVTILIFDEILYRSNFARYWLMYKKAVETLTNSKTYWENCTTSELHGIHNCLQELDFLFSGHIFRHFLDSTFSLKEKIGPRGMGLLNKQFNDYLKQQLHDVEKTNPGELNVFTDTHHIIRVNAFCVVFHDFCGQVDVKSIKHLFETNSKYQGIMLIGNIAWSSLDFLSKNAFSLVKAHGRHLLDLKRQQQLFLQIHGPKLTKDCRTFCGEVALWSLKINRALSRGPFDQRIEQFKELAKYLMEGIRMAGHLSFLVKGIVNSHENLQIAMRKETLMAICKLLEILKMIQLSFYDHASNISKIMHCISQYFQYKVLHLLNTSKKKLLSSKLRDKGVDALSALKIAERCLYGPPSKVRILVAKLAFDVACNGSIKMLSVEHFERFRLLIQRIEMISDFQEHITQICDTSFLYWHQSILRAYLKQIIDKKLDFHSFQYLVQASSDCNDHLNVLNFGNSTLSSELQKSNFENIRSEIISKLCAQIEIFLRLEVHVNLQVEKMNPFDQGINDYKELINVCPVEVNGSYLILKDHVENYLSAMFYNLTTISLHDWKTYEEMRHLANNRLLLKPVEDYLPNQTLEQGIDILEIMRKIHVFVSSYVYNMNSQIFVEQHSNNKHLDTIGIRHVANSLRTHGTGVINTTVNFTYQFLKQKFYTFSQFLYDEQIKSRLMKELRSFAECKQQNKYPLYSYERADAFNKDIRKLGLAKDGQTYMDLFRKVITHVGNAMGYIRLIRSGSIHANYSASLYLPKFDENLKFHSACKDQELSDVLQTAAENLETNIKNLAKSFADSTDYFKIKRSVSIYMGSM
- the SWIP gene encoding strumpellin and WASH-interacting protein isoform X1, with protein sequence MDQSVIISSAEQQLKNFGSFLEDHDKKLKNLLNKNQHNGNSEKPLTRSPLVKINYASNREELSLVKLLESERVLNKVLLTLCHLCEEINYINKEADEIHLKFLYKDEELLLTLQNVESGGDEGDVDLTKQHNSTNSSVLLQMSESMEFLCKMNFLLQRCILLCNNLLHQCGAILDNENNVSSVDIKLTHVCDYLSQIFVTILIFDEILYRSNFARYWLMYKKAVETLTNSKTYWENCTTSELHGIHNCLQELDFLFSGHIFRHFLDSTFSLKEKIGPRGMGLLNKQFNDYLKQQLHDVEKTNPGELNVFTDTHHIIRVNAFCVVFHDFCGQVDVKSIKHLFETNSKYQGIMLIGNIAWSSLDFLSKNAFSLVKAHGRHLLDLKRQQQLFLQIHGPKLTKDCRTFCGEVALWSLKINRALSRGPFDQRIEQFKELAKYLMEGIRMAGHLSFLVKGIVNSHENLQIAMRKETLMAICKLLEILKMIQLSFYDHASNISKIMHCISQYFQYKVLHLLNTSKKKLLSSKLRDKGVDALSALKIAERCLYGPPSKVRILVAKLAFDVACNGSIKMLSVEHFERFRLLIQRIEMISDFQEHITQICDTSFLYWHQSILRAYLKQIIDKKLDFHSFQYLVQASSDCNDHLNVLNFGNSTLSSELQKSNFENIRSEIISKLCAQIEIFLRLEVHVNLQVEKMNPFDQGINDYKELINVCPVEVNGSYLILKDHVENYLSAMFYNLTTISLHDWKTYEEMRHLANNRLLLKPVEDYLPNQTLEQGIDILEIMRKIHVFVSSYVYNMNSQIFVEQHSNNKHLDTIGIRHVANSLRTHGTGVINTTVNFTYQFLKQKFYTFSQFLYDEQIKSRLMKELRSFAECKQQNKYPLYSYERADAFNKDIRKLGLAKDGQTYMDLFRKVITHVGNAMGYIRLIRSGSIHANYSASLYLPKFDENLKFHSACKDQELSDVLQTAAENLETNIKNLAKSFADSTDYFKLLVDAFQPFFRNPHNLHLRNFFLIVPPLIMNYVEYMLAVKSKINKKDREEAVLFDDGFAVGLSYILKLLDQIGDFNSLQWFTTVKDRFEAERRKIKEMLLEINNSSGSTSSKSNTNAAALQKDENEKLLQTLVLTERRVNAHQMEYNLLYYNLCSAKIFFQ